In Miscanthus floridulus cultivar M001 chromosome 19, ASM1932011v1, whole genome shotgun sequence, the DNA window ACTCTCCGGTGGATTCGCCACCACCCACCCCACCTCGGCTGACATTGGAACCGGCGCCCGGGTCCATCGGGGATGCGCTGCCCGCCTCGCCTTCTGCGGTGCCCGCAACGCCACTCCCTGTCGCGCACGCCGGGAATTCCCCTGCCACCGGTATGGTGGCCCGTTTCATCAACATTGCCCCGCACCTCCTGCTGGCGGGCATAAGTGTCCAGTGTCCGCCAACGCCGCCACGCGAAGACTGGTGGGCAGCATGCGCTGAGGACGAGCTGGCTTTGGCTCCTCGGCCGGGTGTCTCTCCTGTGCGCCTAGTACTTCCACAGACGTCGGATAGCCCACCCACACTGGAAGTGCCGGCCTCGCCACCGCCGCAGGGATCCTCGACTCCTCCTACCGCACAACCTCCTCTTAACGCAGTTCCTCTGGGACCGGCGGATGTCGTTTGCGACGTGGTGCCTGATGAACCGTCGATCCAGGAGATGTTGGAGGGCGAAGTGTGTATCCCGTTACAGACACCGCTCGTTCGCCGCGGACCGACGCTGCGCCGCTCCCGGACGCCTGTCTCGATCCATTCCTTGCGGCGGAGCGGACGGATCGCAGCACGACCGCGCGCACCGAACGCGACTCGACAGGCGCAAATTGTACTGCTGAAGAAGATGGGGATTCATGTCGACGAGAATGCGCCAGATGCGGAGGCCGAAGCGAAACTAAAGCTTGCGTTTCGCGGGGACATGACCCAGCGGAAGCAAAATTGTTTACAGAAGCTGTTGCTTGGCAACATCGACCTGGCGGCCCTGGACCTCAACCTCGAGGGGCTGGGCAATGGCATGGCCTGATCGGTCAGCgctcatggacttcgtcgcccaACTATTCTCCATGTTAACAAACCCCAGCTGCTTTGTGTGGAATGTCCGCGGTCTCAATGACCGCGCGAGGAGGAATGTCGTCAAGGAATTTGTGTTGCTCCTTAAACCAACCATAGTTTGCATCCAGGAGACCAAGCTCTCCTCTATTTGTAACAATGTTGCTGTCGAAATAGTGGGGGGCTCCTTTGACTATGATTTTGTGCGTGCTGATGGCGCGGCCGGGGGTATCATGTTGGCCTGGGCACGTGATTGCTGGTCGGTGGACTCTCTACACAGGGGCAGATTCTCCCTGACCGCCAGATTCTCCAGCAGGGCTCCGTTGGGTCAGCCCTGGTGGATCTCAGTCGTATACGGGCCTCAGCTTGATTCAGACAAGATCGAGTTCCTTGATGAGCTGCGACAGTTCAGGGCCGCCTCCTTGGGCCCTTGGTTCCTATGTGGCGATTTCAATATGATCTATCGGGCACAGGATAAAAATAATGACAGGCTTGATAGGCGCAGTATGAGGCGTTTCCGGGCTTTCCTGGACCAGCTacagctcgaggaaatcaacatggTGGGGAGATTATATACTTGGTCCAGCCGTAGAGAACAGCCAACACTGGAGCTCCTGGATAGAATGTTCGCCACGGCGGATTGGTTGTCTGCCTTCCCCAACCATGTCCTCAAACCGCTCTCCTCCGACTGTTCTGATCACTGCCCTCTGCTGCTGCATCACCATGTCTACAATGGGGCAAAACGAAGGTTCAAGTTCGAGCCGTATTGGATCAAGCTACCGGGGTACATGGAGGTCGTCGCTGCCGCATGGGCGTCTACTCCGATCGGCGCTGACAGGTGTTGGACGGCCGAGCGTCGATTTCGGCACGGCCTACAACATTCCAGTACTTGTGTTCTGTGTGATCAAGAAGTGGAAACGATGGACCACATTCTTCTTGGATGCTCCTTCAGCCGTGTGGTTTGGCACATTTGGCTGTGCAAGCTGCACCTGCAAGACTCCATTGTACCCAGCCAGGAACCGGCCTTGCATTGGTGGTTAAAAAACAGGAAGCTCAGCCCAAAGCAGCAGCGTCGTGGCTTTGACtcattcttcttcctcatcggctgGGCGCTTTGGAAGGAGCGTAATGCAAAAACCTTCAACAGCTCGATAACCACGGCTCAGCAGCTCGCGTTATTGGTGCAGGACGAGGTGGAAGCCTGGTGCACGGCCGGGTTCAGGCGCCTCCGCTCACTCGTGGCTAGGATGTGAGGCTTCCCGGCTGCTTCGTGTGTTTTAGTCGCAAATTAGTTGCTATGTAATCGCTTTATGGTGCTCGTTGTTCGTTGGAATCCGGTAACCTTGGATTACCGTCTCCAAGTTGTTGTTTGAAACtcctttcttcttaatgaaaaacgcgCTTCGGCGTGGTCGGAAAAAAAAAGGGACAGAGGATCCTCCTGGACCAATCTGTTTCTACTGGGAGTCTGGGACCAGAGCAGTCCTTGGCTCCTTGCAATTTTTTCACCTGAATGTTTTGGTTTCGTGTGCTTGATTGGGTATTTTCGGCAGGCTGCTGGTCCAACAATTGGCGACGAAGTGGTGGCTTCTCAGTATAAATGCAAGTGAGATGCTGCTCTTTGTTTCTTGGTCGATTCAGTTTTATTGTCTCTGGGCACAGACTCATTTTTCTCTCTTTGTTGTTCATAGCACCGAGGACATTGACGAGTCGTATGGGGAGGAGCTGCGCGACGCGACGAGCTATGCGAAGGACAACGCGTTGCTGATCCAGGTGCCGGTGTTAGGAACAGCAACGAAGACATTCTGGCGATTATCTGATGAAGCCACTAGGATCAGCAGAAAACTTGCATTGATACTGAGGAACTTGCACTCATTCTGCAAGTGCCTCACTGCTCCTCTGCAGGTGTCCAACGTCTGGGTTGGGAGCGCTGGCAATGTCAAGCTCAGGGGGGCCAGATTCACTACCAAAGGCTTCAGCATTGAGCGTGTGAGGGATGACTACGAGAACCTGTCCAGGGTGCTCAAGCAGTTGATTAGTATCTCCGGTGGGGATATCAACAAATTGCCTCCGGACTACAGTGAATTCCTCTTGCTCTTGACGAAGGACAACCTTACAACGGAAGATGAGTTCTTGATTGTAAACAATGCTGCTCTGCTGCCCTTGAAAAACCGGTAATTTTTTTTACTCAGTTTTATTGTCTTTGTTTTTGTTCTTGTTTGCTGTTGCCACTGGTCATTTGGTTACTTGTGTTCACAGTACTGAGGTCTTCCTGATGCTATACGATAGAATTGTCAAGTATCTTGGTAGAAAAAACCgagcaaagaggaacataatACTCTCCAGTCTCCCCTATGAGAACGACTGGTTGGATACTGCCACGTCAAATACAAAGATCAACCAGTGGGTTGCAAAATCAGATGTTCAAAAAAAAGAGTACAAAAGGACTGCACTTGATCTACTGCGTCTCAACAGAAATGTAAGAAGCCACTTGCATGAGTACGGCCATGATGACGATATTGAGGAAATTCTTTATTGTGAATGGCCCATGCTGCTCATCGCCATGGAGAAACAATTACACTTGGAAGGTGAGCTCCAAGACACTGACATCAAAAACAAGTTCGGCTAGCCGTTCTGCTGCAAAACAGATGAAAGATGTATTCTGCATTTCCATGGGTTGGTAATGGTAAGCTACTGTTCTTCGATCTTCAGTGAGAAAGTTTATAGTGATGGAGTAATATGCTACCTGGTTTATGTAATAGGCTAGTTGCTTTATCTGGTCCCGTCAACTACAAGGCAAATCTGGCCAGCTTTTGTAAAGTATGCTGTAAAATATCGCCTTAAAACTCTAAAATTATGCTGTGAAATTGACTTGCCATTGAGTTTGCATTCATCCTTTAATCTCTGGTTCTTATAAAAATCTCTATTGCATCAGTAAGCAACGCTAGCAATATTCCTCGGAAACACTTGCAGTTGCAGATACATATCTGAAGTAGTAGTGTTGCACTTGAGTTTTATGCAAATTATTGTATCTGATGAAGCATTTCCCCTCTCTTCTAACCTCGATCCCGCCACTCCCCGTCTTCCATCACTCAGGAAAGCACACAGGTTAAAGGGTAGGCCCGTAGGGGACCATTTTCCTTAAAAGAAAGAAAGAGCCGGTTGGGATTTGGGAACCTCTTTCATAAAGCTTTTGTACTAGTTGACAGGTTTTCTAATAATTCGTACATTTGGTGTGCCTAACAATACAAGTTGCTTTAATCCCTCCCGGAGTTCAACAGGGGTAAAGCCTAATATTGAGGAAAACGAAAGCCCTCCGAGTTTTCTTACGTCAAGGTTGTCCATACTAACTCAACCATGCTTAAACATGTTATAAAAAAAACATGCTTAAACATGAACGTCGTCCATAAAAAAATGCAAAACAAACACGGTTATATGCCTTGGTTGCCGATTGCACAGATTAATACTTCAAAACAAGGGTAAGAACATAAGAGCCTTATGTTTAATACCTACTACTAATAAAAGTTACTTCCCTTTGCATATTTTTTCTCTTCGATTATTTTCTAACACAATACACATATAAATACTATGTAATCCTTATCTGGTTGTGATAAATTTATCATGCATTTTTTCATTCATGTCTATAGTTTTTTCTCTTTGCATGGCACCTCCATATGCCTTCAAACTGCATTTTGTTAAAATCTTAGCTTAAGTTATGGTGGCTCTTGTTGTAATCTTGATTTATGATGCCGTGAATCTAGATTTGGATTTTAAAGTTTTATGTTTGTCCTTAAGTTAATCTGAAACCCTAAGCTTGTTCTACATATTATTTAAAAATCGCTTtttattatattaaaaaaaggatATTAGATCATACTGTTTACACTAAAGGAATTAAGAAGTTAAGGAGTTCATAGCTATTTTGGTCACTCTCGTGCCCCAACTTAGGGGGGTACGAATTTGTCGAGCTTGATCAGTACTATAATCCTAAGTATTTTATTAAAATCTTAAGTATTTTATTAATCAGGCGGCACCCAGATTTGAACGAGGGGTAAAGAATTTTCGGTCCCCTGCCTTACCTCTTGGCCATGCCGCCAAAAAATCCGATCTAAAATCGAGAAAAGAGCAAGTATTCATCCATATTTTTTACTAATTACTAAAACCTTTTCTCTCTTATCTTGAATCTAATTCTACTAAAAAAACCCTTTCTCTGCAGAGAATATTAGATTTTCTTATCAAAGAATTATGTGTAGTAGTAatattgttttataaaaaaattagATTGCTTACAATTTCATTGCCAATAAAGGCACATGTGATAATTTTTAGTTAAAATATATAAGTTTATCCAATAATGTTTCAACTAAAATGAATAAATTTATCAAAGTACGGTAGGAAATCCAATTGACCACTGTCTTGCCATCCCATCATGAACAGTCAGACAGTCACATTGACGGAAGGTCTCCTTTATTTTTCTTCTTACCCCTTACACTTTACTCTTCCCTCACCTCTGACCGCAGCTaaacaagaagcagcagaagcagCAAGATAGTGATCCTCCATGGGAAACACCCTCAGCGTTGGCGTTGGCGTaggtgtcggcctcggcctcggcctcaccGTCGGCGCCGCCGCCCTGATCCAGGTTCGAATCCACATCGGTGTTAGCAAAGTACTGCCAGTAACATAGTCCGTGTTCTTCCTTCATTTTCTTCCCCTTTTGTGCATCCCTGCCATATTGCAATAATTTATATTGAAAATATGATTGCtaaaatcacaattttatcatgtgGTTTACGACTTTACTATCTTAGTTGATCTGGTTGGTTCTACGATTTTTTACTATTAATTATACGACTCTAGTAGTTCTAATCCCACAATTTGCAATCTAACCGTTGGGTTGTGATTTTAACACCCTTGGTCATACTGTAGTACTCCTGTGTATGTGCTTGTTCAGACCTGCTGGCTGCAGTGGTGGTCTTAATACTCTTAACTCAAGGTGTCGCCGTTAACTTTAGTAAAATGTTATGCCCTTGACAGCATATTTAGCCACAAGCAAGAATGGCATTTAATTTACAGTACATTTTTACCTTCTCAGGATCAAAGGTTATGATTTCTTTGAAGTAGTCGAATCCGTGCATGCAAGGTCATCCTCTAACAGATCGTGTAGATCGCCTATGTGTGCCTGCCTTAATTTAGTCTAGGAATCTGAGGAATATCAGCCTTTGACGACCTTCCCGTGCCAAGAGatttttttaaacaaaaaaagaaaagaaaatacaagGGATTGTTCTTTCTTCAAAAGGGACAGAGGATCCTCCTGGACCAATCTGTTTCTACTGGGAGTCTGGGACCAGAGCAGTCCTTGGCTCCTTG includes these proteins:
- the LOC136529706 gene encoding uncharacterized protein isoform X1; the protein is MGNTLSVGVGVGVGLGLGLTVGAAALIQAAGPTIGDEVVASQYKCNTEDIDESYGEELRDATSYAKDNALLIQVPVLGTATKTFWRLSDEATRISRKLALILRNLHSFCKCLTAPLQVSNVWVGSAGNVKLRGARFTTKGFSIERVRDDYENLSRVLKQLISISGGDINKLPPDYSEFLLLLTKDNLTTEDEFLIVNNAALLPLKNRTEVFLMLYDRIVKYLGRKNRAKRNIILSSLPYENDWLDTATSNTKINQWVAKSDVQKKEYKRTALDLLRLNRNVRSHLHEYGHDDDIEEILYCEWPMLLIAMEKQLHLEGELQDTDIKNKFG
- the LOC136529706 gene encoding uncharacterized protein isoform X2 — protein: MGNTLSVGVGVGVGLGLGLTVGAAALIQAAGPTIGDEVVASQYKCNTEDIDESYGEELRDATSYAKDNALLIQVSNVWVGSAGNVKLRGARFTTKGFSIERVRDDYENLSRVLKQLISISGGDINKLPPDYSEFLLLLTKDNLTTEDEFLIVNNAALLPLKNRTEVFLMLYDRIVKYLGRKNRAKRNIILSSLPYENDWLDTATSNTKINQWVAKSDVQKKEYKRTALDLLRLNRNVRSHLHEYGHDDDIEEILYCEWPMLLIAMEKQLHLEGELQDTDIKNKFG